The Enterococcus wangshanyuanii genomic interval TTCACATCATTGATTGTCTCTACAAACGTATTTAGAACCTTGTCAGAGTCTTTAAAGCGATAGAATGAAGCGTGAATAGTAAATCCGACCTCTTTGTCTTTATGCTTGTTTACAACGTCTAAGAACGCTTTTTGAGCAGTAAATAAGACCTTGCCTTTCTTATCTTCAGCTTTGACGAAATCTTGTGGCAATTCGTCTCCTGCTTTGTAAGAATCAAAGTCTTTGGTTGCATATAATTTGAATGTTCCGTTGTAGCGATCAAAATTTTCGTCATAATCGTCATTGATCGTCCAGCTGGTTGTATCTTGACGATTTAGTTGTAAAACACTTGAATTTAACACGTAAAAGAAGTCAGAGTTTAAAGCAACGTCACCTTCATTGATTGATTCCCCACCGTCAGTTTTAGTCACATCTTTTGTTGGTGGTGTCGGTGGTGTTGGAACGTCTGGCGTATCAGGATTATTGTTAAAGTGTAATGTAGATAAACTAATCGTTGGTTTTTCAGTTGTTACGCTGCCAACAGTTCCCTTGCTATTTGGGTTCTTTTCTGTACTGCTGTCTTGTAGGGCAAATTTACGTGTAGAGTACGGATTAGAGAAATCTTTATTGTAGCTTGCACTGATTGTTAAAATATCTTTTTCTTGATCTGTTTCCATATGAATATAGATTGGTCTGATTTTTTTACGACCTTCAGGTTCACTTTTCTCTTCTAATACCCAATCGCCATAAACTAAGTTCCCTAATGCATAACCATCGTCCCCTGTCACTGGATCAACTCCAGTAACCATAGTGACTGGTTCAGCAATCGTTCCTTCTAACGGATTAGCGATAAATTCAATATCGTTAAAGCCAGAAGAACCTTCATTCTCAGGCAATGTAAACATTTTACTGATCTTGATTGCTGCTTCGATCGCACGGTTTTTACTGTTTGTATCCGTTGTTACTGTAACCAACGTTTGATCGTCTTGTTTCGTAATTTCAAACGTATGCTTGATCGCATCAGTGACATATCCTTCACCTGCATCAACTTCATACCAATAAAATTTACCTAACGGTAAGTTTCCAACCGCAGCTGTTAATTTTTCGTCGTCTACATCGATTACGACTTGATCACCGAAATCAACTTTATTTCCACCAATCACAGCACTAGTGACTTTTTCTCCTGCTAATAGCTCAGGATTAGGTATATCCGACCACTTAACTGGATCACCTTGTTTGTGTTTACTTGATCCTGTTGAATCATCATCATAAAACAGTTGGAATTTTGCTGTTTTTAAAACAGCTTTCCCATTTTGGTCAAGCCCAGTGTCTACATCTTCTTTTTGTAGCAAGTTTTGCCCTTTGATCTCTTGGTTCGTTCCTTTTGCTTCACCAAAAACAACTTCTGTATTTTGGTCTTTATAGGTCAGCTTAACCGTTTGTGGTTTAAAAGTGTTCGCAAAACCAGCTGAAGAACTGATTTCAGTGATCGTGTACTCACCTAGAGGAAGATCCTTCTTGATTGCTGTTCCTGTTTCATCTGTTGTAATGGTATATGTTTTTCCATCTGTTACAGATTTCAGCTCAAATTTATTGCCTTTCAAATTGTATTTTTCATTCCACATGTCAGCACCCGATTCTACGCCTGTTTTCTTAATGGTAATTTGTCCAGTAACGGCGATATTTTCAAGTTTCACAGGCGTGGTTTTTCCTGCTTGGACTTTAATTGTCGTATCAGGACGTACCGTTTGACCACTACTTGCCCAATTAGAGGATTTTTCTTTCAATGTATATTCCCCAACAGGCAAATACTTAGATTTTCCATTGCCGTTTTTATCTAATTTAATCGTATCAACAACTTTTCCTTGTTTGTTATACACGTCAAATGATAACGTGTCGAACGAATAGAATTTATTCCAATTATCTTTCCCATATTGAAGCGTTGACTTATCAATAGATAGATAACCACCGACTTGCCAACTCGGAATCACACCGAAAATACCTGTCACAATATCCGCATGGTTATTTAAACCATCTGTATATTTATAGCCGACAGTATTTTTGTTCCAACGTTTCAATACTAAATAAGAATTAGGGGAGAGCTGTGTTGTATCATTATTGATTGCTCCCCCAGGAGAAGAAACCATCCCATTTCCACTAATAGATAGTTTTGTATCAGGAGATAAAATATAACCTAACGCTCCTTCACCATCCATTGTAGCTAACTGTGAAGCATCGATAT includes:
- a CDS encoding LPXTG cell wall anchor domain-containing protein, with amino-acid sequence MEKKEQTQKWKKRLLGAVLFGVLCVNALIPMAPFSQLLLQEAQAFTIPSGVTEIGKINNAPVLKAPTNDMDDPWFQELTQNLFEEIGSPSHVIKQVTWGTDTVLYNGKDLSSFGSAPTTIFGGDGYLPTDKGINLKVGQAATIMNVGTAIQISTGKEIPLSMVVTLKSVEGFGSSTSPLTAFDEALLVAKSQNGVLTLGWGILSEGGTEGGGQGEGGGIEGGGSSDGSSLMFLDNINYSVILVDNTGQPLPDDTLMPIKMSDIDASQLATMDGEGALGYILSPDTKLSISGNGMVSSPGGAINNDTTQLSPNSYLVLKRWNKNTVGYKYTDGLNNHADIVTGIFGVIPSWQVGGYLSIDKSTLQYGKDNWNKFYSFDTLSFDVYNKQGKVVDTIKLDKNGNGKSKYLPVGEYTLKEKSSNWASSGQTVRPDTTIKVQAGKTTPVKLENIAVTGQITIKKTGVESGADMWNEKYNLKGNKFELKSVTDGKTYTITTDETGTAIKKDLPLGEYTITEISSSAGFANTFKPQTVKLTYKDQNTEVVFGEAKGTNQEIKGQNLLQKEDVDTGLDQNGKAVLKTAKFQLFYDDDSTGSSKHKQGDPVKWSDIPNPELLAGEKVTSAVIGGNKVDFGDQVVIDVDDEKLTAAVGNLPLGKFYWYEVDAGEGYVTDAIKHTFEITKQDDQTLVTVTTDTNSKNRAIEAAIKISKMFTLPENEGSSGFNDIEFIANPLEGTIAEPVTMVTGVDPVTGDDGYALGNLVYGDWVLEEKSEPEGRKKIRPIYIHMETDQEKDILTISASYNKDFSNPYSTRKFALQDSSTEKNPNSKGTVGSVTTEKPTISLSTLHFNNNPDTPDVPTPPTPPTKDVTKTDGGESINEGDVALNSDFFYVLNSSVLQLNRQDTTSWTINDDYDENFDRYNGTFKLYATKDFDSYKAGDELPQDFVKAEDKKGKVLFTAQKAFLDVVNKHKDKEVGFTIHASFYRFKDSDKVLNTFVETINDVKQDSNEVYTKTPKPEPHKFDLSKEKFDLTGDKLLDDDSEMKDRYADSNKDPYNDKTDNNEKENINTTDVKAGQTLYYQLWLDTRPFDETSELTYLRMVDKYDAASVTVNKDQLKVYDAKGTDFTKYFKIEDDGKGTLTISANVFKKAKNSKGEEVSIVDTEKIPFGQFYKIDAPMTVKKDVKAGIDIINTADQQWQDSDGTEEHHETEKRVNKVPKAADPKKEEPKSPVEKVAEKVLPHTGDSPTSIFVKLLGWIITLSSIIFFTVRSKRNKQIVNDEEPF